Genomic DNA from Veillonella criceti:
CAATACAGAAGTTGTATTTACCGGTCGTGGGGCCCCCGATTGGTTAATCGAACAAGCTGATTTAGTTACTTCTATGGATGAAGTAAAACATTATTACCAACAAGGTGTATTAGCACGATTAGGTATTGAAAACTAAAAATATAATTAATTTTGATAAAATAAAGGATTTTCTTATTGTTATGGAGAATACTTAGAAGAATGCCTTTTTGAGGACTCAAAAGGTTAGCGGATATATAGAAAACCGCAAGAATTATATTAGGAGGGTAGGTGTTGCCTGTGACCGGATTAGCCATAGTGCTACTGGTTATTTTTATTCTGATACTTGTTGCTATCTTTAATCCTATCAGCTATGCTGTGGAAGTGGTAACTCGCAAACCGTATAAATTCCGCTTTTATATTCAGTGGTGGGGAAAGATATTCCGCATACACTTCGTATATGAACAGGGAAAACCGTTTTTTAAAGAAGTATACATTTTACGGAAAGCTAAATTGGGTGCCGTACGAGATTATGAAGATTGGCTATCTCGTCGTGTAGCAGAAGAAACGGAAGATCCTGAAGAATCTAAAGTATATGAAGAGGAATTAGAGCCTTATCGAACACCAGTAGAAGAAAAGCCTATGGAAACGGTAAAAGTGGTGAAACAAGTTCGTTTTGATGCGGAAGGAAATCCGATTGAACGAATTGAAGAAACCATGGAAAAACCAATAGAATCTACTTTTGGTAGTGGCACAACCAAAGAGGCCACTAATGGTTCTGATACAGCGAAAGACACTGATACTACTGATACTGAAACGGCAACTAAGACAGAAGCAAAAGCTAAAAAAGAAGAAGACCCTCATAAACGTTGGTGGTTAAAACATGTAACGAATGGTGCTTTATATGAAAAGCTATTATTGGTAACAAAGCGTTGCTATAACCATTCAAAACCAAGATATTGCCATATTGAAGGTCAATTTGGTACGGGTGATCCTTATAAAATGGGATTAACAGCAGCTGCCTTATATTCTATTTGGCCTGAAAAAATGACCCATGTAGAGTTAAGTTATGTAGAACCTATTTGTAAAGGTAGTTTTGAAATTCGTGGACACATTAGTCCTGGTGTACTTGCTTGGTATGGTACATTATTTGCTGTTTCAAAACCAGTTAGAGCCTTGCTAGTTGATGCTGTAAAAGCCGGTTTACGTTATCGTAAAGCTCAAAAAGCGAAGAAACAGGCAGAGGTTAATAGTGAATCTAAAGATAATACTATGGTAGCATAGTATTTAGAATAGAATGACATTGGAATTAATGAGTGTGAAGTACACAGGCACTAAGGAGGATACTCATGGAAAATAAATGCACGTTTATTAAGGATAATTTAGAACCTATTTTTGAAAAATTTAAAGATATGATTAAAGTGGAAACAGTTGTTGGTGAAGCCATTCAGATTGGCGATGCAACACTCGTTCCTTTTGTAGATGTTACTATGGGTTTTGGTAGCGGTGGCGCTGGTAAAGCTGATTGTGGTGGCGCTGGCGGTGGTGCTAAATTAGAACCAACGGCGATTCTTGTTATTAAGGGCGAACGTGTTGAATTATTTAACATTAAAGGTTCTGCTAAGTATAGTGGCTTTGATCGTCTTATTGGTATGGTTCCTGAAGTTATCTCCAAGTTAAAGAAAGATAAATATATTTACATCAATGAAAATGATGCGAAATAAGAAATAATCGTTATATTTGACTTAAATAGTCTAAAATTAGTAACTTCATGTGAGATTCATTATCAATAGGTAAGATGTATACATAGACAAAATAAATGTCATAGAAAAGAGAATTTGTTTTGTCATGTATTGTAGTTTACTCACATTTTTGTTACTATAAAGGATATAGAGTAATGTAAGCTCTAGATTTGTAAGGAGGTCTTTGGGACATGAATTTTAAAAAGAATCTTGCTGCTTTAGCAGTTATTGGAACAATTGGTTTAGGTGCAGCTAGCGCTGCTAACGTTGGTGTAGTTAACATGAGTCAGGTTATGCAATCCTATCCTGGTTATGGTGCTATCCAAATGCAAGCTCAGAAAGTTCAACAGGAATATGCGCCTAAACTTCAGAAATTAGAAACTGAAATTAATGGCATTAAAGATGAAAAAGCTAAACAGGAAGCTATTGATAAAAAATATGCACCAGTAGCTCAAAAATTCAACGAAGAAATGAATAAAATCTTCGCTCCTGTAGATAGCAAAATCCAAGAAAAATTGGATCAAGTACGTGCTCAGAAAAACTTACCGTTCATCGTAGCTAACCCTACTGTAATCGTAAGCATTGAGCCAAACTCTACTGCTGAAAACGTTACTGATGATGTAATTGCATTGTTAAAATAATAACAGTTAATTAAACGCAGTATAGGGGCTATCAATATTGATAGCCCCCTATTTAAAAAGGCGAGTCAAGGATAATCTTGGCTCGCCTTTTGGGTTATATAGTTATAGGTTATATAGCTATATTTGGGGTATTTTTGCTCTATACCTTTATTTTTATTCTGGTTTATTAATTAAGGTAACAACAAATTCGCTATCGTCCACTAAGGTAGCTTGAATAAAATTATCACCATTAAATTGAAGTACAGTCCCTGGTGTTAAGATATGGTGCTCTTCTTGGTTAAGCTGTACATCGACTTTGCCTTTTACGACTGTAAATACAACATTTGCTTCAGGGTGGTTATGGTTTTCTACTTTTTCCCCAGCTTTGCCACCTTTTTTGACAACGATAAAGTTAGGACCTTGGAATAATAGACCAAGCTCTTTTTTTTCAGTACCTATCATGGTTAACCTCCTTTGATACATTGTTAGAAATCTTGCCGACAGTACGTTGCGTTTCACACCATAAGGGAAAGGTAGTTAGTGAGAAAGCAATGGAACACCTGCCGGCAAGGGATATATAATTATTAGCTTATAGAGTGACTTTAAAATAGAGGGGGTTTAAGCATGTACAATTTTGTACTGAGGAAACTCCCCATCAATAAGTTCAACAGCAAATTTAAAATGAGGGTCCGCAGCGCTAATAAACCCTTGGAACCAAGCTTGGTAAGCGGCCATCATAAAGGTTTGATCTACACCTGCTTTAGCCCAGTTTGCTTTTTGATTAGCATGACTACCTTCCCATACAAATTCAGTATCTGTATCAGCTAATACCGTATCACCACCATCGCAAGGCATACCATTTAAATAATAATTTTGCATGATTTGATAAATTTCTTGAGGGCGATGCTCACCCTGAGCAAGCTCATCAGCAGCTACTTTACCACAAGCGGCACCTTGGGTTACAAAAGCGGTTAAAATAGCTTCTTCCACTTCGGTGCCCGCACAATCTAATAAATCTTTAATAAAGTTAGCTTCACGTACTGTAGCAATTTCAATTTGATTTTGTAACCAGCCGTGAATATTATTATGGTCAATAATCATCTGTAGATTACGATCGGCAGGGATTGGCTTGCCATATAAATCAAGAGCTACAAAGTGCAATTCATCGGCTAAATCACCAACGGCTTTTTGAGCTTCTTCATAGACTAATTGTTCGCGCTCAATAACCAGGCGGATTTTTTTATATAACCAAAAATGGATGTGACCTAATACTGCTGACATATTTATGCTCCTTTGCGAATTTTTTCTAAACGAGTTACTAATTCATTTACATCAAAACCATGGATAGCGGCAGCTTGCGATAATGGTTCGGAGGTAGCTGATGGACAGCCAAGACAGCCCATACCAATTTCTTGTAGGGCAGGAATGGTATTTGGATAGACTTCAATAATTTCACGAATGATTGAATTTTCAGTAATAGGGTCACCTAGATTTAAGCCTTGTGTGCCATTAGCCCCTAGGCCAGGTAGATTTACAAGTGGTTCGTTAGCATTTGGATTAGCGGCAGTAGCGCTAATATTCACTGGTGTTGCGCTAGGTTCAGCCACCGTTTCAATATCACCTAATACGGCTTCTTTAAAAGCATCAAGACCAATGCGGTCAATGAAGGCACCAATGCGTTCAATATGAGCATTTTCTTTATAGAAAGTAATCATGCGATCGACTAAGGCGAGTACTTCTTTTTCTGTAGCTACTTCAGCAATTAAATCACCAAAGCGAGGATGAGCGCCAGCACTGCCACCAGCGTATACTTGCCAGCCATTGGCTGTACCGATGACCCCGATATCTTTAGTAATTGATTCAGAACAAGAATTAGGGCAACCTGATACGCCCATTTTCATTTTAGAAGGCATTTCTTGCGATACATACAATTTATCGAGTTTCATGCCAAGGCTTACGCTATCTTGCTTTGCACGTTTACAGAAGGTGGTGCCAGGGCAAATTTTTACGCTGCGCACACGGTTGGATGTAGTGTAAGCCGGCGCCATACCTAACATATCCCAAGCTTTGTCTACATCTTCTTGTTTTAAATTGGTAATCATGATGCGTTGACCGCCCGTGATTTTAAGTGTTGCTTTGAATGTATTGGCTACATCAATAAATTTTTGAAGCATTGCTGGTTGTACGAAACCACCAGGAATGCGGGGTGTAATAGCGTAACGGCGTTGTCCGTTACGAATGCGTTGTAAGTTACCTGCTACTTGAGCCATATTCATCGTCCTTTCCCTTGACGGCACTTCTTTACGAGTGCGTTACTTCTACGTATAATTAAAGAGTAGTGACTCGCACAACTTTGTGAGTCACCACTTCGTGTTTACATGTTCATTATAGGCTATGTGACATGATTTGTATGTAGCCAGTGCTACATTTTTATTTTTTTAGATATATTTTTAAAATGATTCGTAATTGCAGTTTAGTCATATATGTTTGATAAACTCAGGAACGTCCATACTTAGCTAGTAAAGACGTATGGGGCGTTGATATATGATTAACTGGCAGCTAGTGATATATATTGAGGCAATCATGAAGCAATTATATGAAAAAGTTCTTACAGGGCGTTTTGTGACAAGACCTAATCGGTTTGTAGTCCATTTGGCCATGGATCACTTAGACGGTGAGGTCGTGGCGGCTCATCTACCAAATCCTGGGCGTATGTGGGAACTTTTATATCCTAATGTAAAATTTTATGTAGTTCATCACCCAAAGGCTGGTGCTAAAACACAGTATCGAGTGATTGGCATTGAGCGTGATGGCGTTCCTATTATGTTAGATACAAATTACAGTAATGATGTGGCGGAGTATCTAATTAGTACGAAACAGATCCCTGGTTGGGAACAGTGGGGCGTCGTGCGCCGTGAATATACGGTCGGGCAAAGTCGCTTTGATCTCCTTTTAACTAACGATAAGGGAGCCTCTTTTTTACTTGAAGTTAAATCTTGTACGCTTTTTAGTCGTCATGGCGCTATGTTTCCTGATGCCATTACGGAACGAGGGCGGAAACATTTATTACATTTGCAACACTTGCAATCGGAAGGCTATCATACGGGGGTGTTATTTCTTGTACAATGGGAATATGCTCAGTGGTTTTTGCCTGATTATCATACGGATTTAGCCTTTGCTCAGACATTTGCTGAAGTGGCTGGCGATTTGGACTGGAAGGCGATAGCCCTTCGTTGGACTGCTGAGTTTACAATGCCGACAGTGATTCGTGAGTGCTATTATGAGAAGGCTTTGGTAGAGCAGGAAGGTCAGGATCGAGGCGATTACTTAGTTGTGCTACAATTGCCTGAAACGAGGGAGTTAGATATTGGCAGTAAAGGGCCTATGCATTTTGAAGCGGGATATTACACCTATGTAGGTTCGGCGAAAGCAAATTTATCAAAACGATTAGAACGGCATAAACGAAAACGTAAAAAATTACATTGGCATTTAGATTATTTCCGTTCTCATTGTGACATCATTGCTACGGTGCCAATTCGTAGTAGTGCTGATTTAGAATGTGAGTTAGCAAAGGCTATGAAACAGCTTGATACTTGGGAAGTAAAGGGCTTTGGTTGCAGTGATTGTGACTGTACGAGCCACCTCTTTGGTACAAGCTATAATCCGATTCATAATAAAGACTTTATGGATATGGTAGAAGATTTTCGTATGAATCGACTTGATGCACGGTTTGAAATTCGTGAAGGTTTCATTGAACCATGAATTAAAGTGTGTATTTTTCAGGTAAAGCCTTAAGAAGTAGCATTATACCGCTAAAAATGCTATAATATAAGTTGCTAATAAAATAAATTAATAGATTATACTTACGATTAGTTATTATTAAATGAGGTGAGACTGTGGAGGAAACGACCTGGAGTCATGGGAAAATTGAGCCTATCCAGATTGATAAAGAAATGAAGAGCTCCTATATCGATTATGCTATGAGTGTAATCGTTATGCGTGCCTTGCCGGATGTTCGTGATGGTCTTAAACCAGTGCATCGTCGCATTTTGTATGCTATGCATGAAACAGGCATGGCCCCAAATAAGCCCTATAAGAAATCGGCCCGTATCGTCGGGGACGTACTAGGTAAATATCATCCTCATGGGGATAGTTCAGTATATGATGCAACTGTGCGCTTAGCACAAGATTTTAATACGCGCTACCTCTTGGTAGATGGTCATGGTAACTTTGGTTCTATTGATGGTGACTCAGCAGCAGCTATGCGTTACACTGAAGTTCGTATGGCTCGTATTACCACAGAAATGTTGGCAGATATTGACAAAGATACCGTTGATTTCATGCCAAACTATGATGAGTCCTTACAAGAACCGACGGTGTTACCAGCAAAGATTCCTAATTTATTGATTAATGGTTCCGCTGGTATTGCCGTAGGGATGGCTACGAATATTCCACCGCATAACTTAAATGAAGTAGCAGATGGCTTAATTATGCTTATTGATAATCCGGATGCTGATGTAGCGGATTTAATGACGGCGATTAAAGGGCCTGATTTCCCAACGGGGGCTTTGATTCTTGGTCGTGAAGGCATTAAAAAGGCCTATACGACAGGTCGTGGTAGCATTAAGATGCGTGCCCGTGCTACCATTGAAGAAATGAATAAAGGGAAGCACCGTATCGTTGTCACAGAGATTCCATATCAGGTTAACAAAGCGCGGGTTATTGAAAATATTGCGGAATTAAGCCGTGATAAAGTCATTGATGGCATTACAGCGCTTCGCGATGAAAGTGACCGTCGTGGGTTACGCATTGTAGTAGAACTACGTGCTGATGTACAACCAGATATCGTGCTTAATAAATTATATAAACATACGCAATTGCAAGATACCTTTGGCGTTATTATGTTAGCTTTGGTAGATGGTCATCCAAAAGTGTTGACACTCAAAGAAGTGTTGACTCATTATTTGAATCATCGGTTAGGTGTTATTGTACGCCGTACGCAATTCGAATTAGCTAAAGCTGAAGCCCGTGCTCATATTTTAGAAGGGTTACTCATTGCTCTTGACCATATTGATGAAGTTATCGCCACAATTCGTGCTTCTGAAACAGATGATATTGCGAAAAAGGCGTTAATTGAAAAATTTGGTTTATCTGAAAAACAAGCTGTTGCTATTTTGGATATGCGTTTACGCCGTTTAACTGGCTTAGAACGTGAAAAAATCGAAGACGAATATAAACAACTTGAAATTCTTATTGCTGACTTGAAAGCGATTTTAGCGAGTGAAGACCGTCAACGTGGCATCATCAAAGATGAATTGACGGAAATGAAGCAAAAATACGGTGATGAACGTCGCAGTGAAATTACGATTGATACGTCAGAACTTGATGTAGAAGATTTAATTGCTGACGAAGAAATGGTAATTACCTTAACGCGCCAAGGTTACATTAAACGCATGAATGCTAATGTATATCGCAACCAGCATAAAGGTGGCGTTGGTGTAGTTGGTATGAAGACTAAAGAAGATGATTATGTCGTACAGATTTCTCATGTACGGACTCATAATACGCTTTTATTCTTCACAACAGCTGGTCGGGCCTATCGCTTGAAAGGCTATGAAGTGCCAGAAGCATCGAGTCGTAATTCACGAGGTACTGCCATTATTAATGTGTTACCACTTAATGTAGGGGAAGCGGTGACGACGATGATTGATATGGAAACGGTAAATCATGACTTGAATCTGTTCTTAGTGACGAAACAAGGCGTGGTGAAACGTACGTCCATTGAAGAATATCGCAATATTCGTCGTAGTGGCCTCAATGCGATTTCCTTAGGTGAAGAAGATCGTTTAATTGCCGTTTGCTTAACGACCGGTGGTCAAGACATTCTCTTAGGAACTCGCAAAGGTATGGCGATTCGTTTCAATGAAGAAGATGCACGTCTTATGAAACGTTCGGCACAAGGTGTTCGTGGTATTAAGCTCAACGCTGGTGACGAAGTAGTCGGTGCTGGTGTTATTACGGAGTCTGGTGAAGCTTGTCAAGTATTTACTATCAGTGAAGAAGGGTTTGGTAAACGCAATAGTGAAGATGCCTATAGCCTTCAAAAACGTGGTGGTAAAGGAACGAAAAACTTCCGTATTACCGATAAGACAGGTGATGTAGTTGCCGTTGAAATTGTAACGGATAATGATGAAGTAATGTTAATTTCAGAACAAGGCAAGATTATTCGCTTTGATATGAAAGACATTGCGATTAAGAAAGGCAAAGCGATTTCTGGTGTGAAGACACAAAGTCTTGATGCTGGTGATAAAGTCGCCTCGGTTGCGATTATCGCTAAGGAAGAACTAGAAAACGAAGAAAATAGTTTATTCTAATAAACTAGGGGTGTACTCATATTAATGGTGCCCCAATATAAGAAAGGCTATAACCAAATGCAGGGTTACTATCCAGCATCTAAGTTATAGCCTTTTTGTTATAACATACTATATACACATTCGAGTAAGGTTAATGCAAGCAGTATATTAATTAAGCGAAAATGACGAGTATAAATTCGCTGCAATGCTAATCCGGCAGCAATCCAAGAACCTGTAGCAATACAACCCATGGACGCAATGAAGATATTAGCTGCTATAAGCCAAAATAATTCGGTTGTGACAGGTACTATATAGCCTGTAAGGGCTGTAATACCGAAGATATAGATTTTTACATTGACAAATTGTAGTAGAAATCCTTTTAAAAATGAGGCAGATTGCGTGTCTGTCGTTGTTTGTGGCTTGCTCGTGGCAATCATAAAAGCGAGCCATAAAATATAGAGAATGCCTATATATTTTATGATGGTTAGTAGGTTTGGAAAGTGGCTACCCAAAAAGAAGACGAAGAGACCACAAATAATTTGGACAATGAAATACCCTGCAAAGATTCCAAAAAATAGGGGCTTGCCTTTTAACCAGCCATATACATTGGTCGTATTAAGGGCTAAAATATTACCTGGGCCAGGTGTAAACGCATTAATCATACAATATAAGATAAAATTACCAATCACATATGTTGACATGATACCCTCCTAATTAATGTAAAGTGTGCGAGTGAATTGCATGTAAAATTTAGAATTAGTACTTAGTAGTTAGTAGTTAATAGTTAGCACTTAGTACTTAGCACTTTTTAAACACGCGATTGTTAAATATTATATTAGTTAAGAGAATATCATAAAATAGATTTTAATAGGTAATACATTAAAAATGAGGCTAAACATAGTTTTAAACTATGGATAGCCTCTAGTACATCTTCATAAGATATAGTATGTTTCATAACCCTATATTTTAAATAGGGCCGCTTATAATGTTTCGTATTGTTTTAAGGCTTCTACATAGTAAGTCGCTAGGGGTGATAGTTTTTGATTGGCTAATTGAATATAGCCAATTGTCATGGTTTCTTCAACAGCTAACGGAATGGCTATTAGGGCATCACCTTGTAAATAACTAGGCATAATACCACTGGAAATTGTATAGCCATCTAGGCCTATTAATAAATTGACTACAGAGGCACGATCACTAACGCGAACAATTTTATCGTTTGGTAAGGTACTGAGAATTTCTTCAGCATAATATTCTGATTCATAGGCTCCTTGGAGAAAATTAAGGCGCGCATAGGGTTTTAGATCTTCTAGGGTTACGAATTCTTTATGGGCGAGTGGATGATGGCGTCGTAAAAACACATGAGGTTTAGTAGTGAATAAAGGGGTAAAGGTTAGTTGGCGTTGCGTAATCTCTTTACGAAGTACCGTCTCATTATTAGCACTCAAATATAGAATGCCTAAGTCACTGAAGCGATTTTTTACATCTTCTAATATTTGATAGGTTCTCGTTTCATTTAAAATAAATTCAAAACGATCATCACCAAATTGTTTAACCATATCTACAAAGGCATTGGCCGTAAAGGTATAATGTTGTGTAGATACAGAGAAGCGAATTTTTTCAGGTTGATTATTAATAAATTTATCTTCTAGTAAGTCCATTTGTTGACAGACAGAGCGGGCATAGCCAATAAATTGTTGACCAAATTGGGTAAGGACAACACCACTATGTTGCCGGATGAATAAAGTTTCTTGGAGTGTTTTTTCAATTTCGTGCAGTGCATTTGATAGACTCGGTTGCGAGATATATAAACGCCGAGCTGCTTCTGTAATTGAGGCTGTTTCTGCAATCATAAGAATATATTTTAATTGTTGTAATGTCATAATAGCTCCTTAAATCATAGGCAGATTGGGTAATGGCACTAGGTGTTAATACTGTATTTTATACGCTAGTAATCAATAATAGTGAATTTATTTATAATATGATAGTACCAAAGAATTCTCTTTTGCACAATTTTATGGTACAATACATATATATAGAATGAGATATATAGATATAGTTTGTTTTACAAAGTAGTATTATGTAGTATAATAAAAGAGTTCGCCCTTATAAGGGGAGGCTTGGGAAATTTGAATATATAGTATTGTAGGAGGCGAGTCCTATTTTAGAATTTAAACGTTTTGAATTAAAAGATAAACCAGTAATTGATGATTATTTTGCAGAACATCATTATGAAGCTTCGGATTGTTGCTTCACAACTTTATTTATGTGGCAGGATGCTTATGGCATTCAGTGGGCAGAGGAAGATGGCGTACTCTTTATTAAAGGGGGCGGCAAGCGTGAACCATTTATGCTACCACCTTTTGCCGGTAAAGATGCTAAATTTGTAGATGGCCTTGAAATGGCTAAAGAGTGGTTTAAGGTTAATAATTTGCCATTCCGTTTAAAAGGGGTTAATCCTATTATGATGGAACGGATGAATACCTTATGCCCTGATTGTTATGAATTTACACCGGACAGAGATAATTTTGAATATATTTATAAGACTCAGGATTTGATTTCCTTGTCTGGTAAAAAGTTACGTCAGAAGAAAAATCATTTGAATCAGTTCCGCATGCAATATACCAATTATGAATATATGCCGTTGACGGATGATATTTTTGCTGATTGTATTGCTACGGCAGAGTCTTGGGTGGAAACTCATCATGAAGAAGGCATTGAAGACGAATTAGAAGCTATTAAACTGTTATTCCAGCATTGGGATGAATTAGGTCTTGTAGGTGGTGCGATTAAATTGTTTGGTCGTATTGAAGCCTTTACCATTGGGCAGATGCTCAATGACCGTATGGCTTTAATTCATATTGAAAAGGCAAACCCTACGATTCGTGGGCTTTATCAGGCCATTAATAATGAATTTATTCGTCATGAATTTGCAGAAACAGAATTTGTAAATCGTGAAGAAGATATGGGCTTACCAGGTCTTCGCAAAGCGAAAGAATCGTATAATCCAGATCATTTTGCAGAAAAATATGATGCAGTGTATGCTGACCAATGTCCCGTTGAGGCATAAAGGCTAGAGGAGTCCGAGGGGACTCCTCTTTTT
This window encodes:
- a CDS encoding GerW family sporulation protein codes for the protein MENKCTFIKDNLEPIFEKFKDMIKVETVVGEAIQIGDATLVPFVDVTMGFGSGGAGKADCGGAGGGAKLEPTAILVIKGERVELFNIKGSAKYSGFDRLIGMVPEVISKLKKDKYIYINENDAK
- a CDS encoding OmpH family outer membrane protein, translated to MNFKKNLAALAVIGTIGLGAASAANVGVVNMSQVMQSYPGYGAIQMQAQKVQQEYAPKLQKLETEINGIKDEKAKQEAIDKKYAPVAQKFNEEMNKIFAPVDSKIQEKLDQVRAQKNLPFIVANPTVIVSIEPNSTAENVTDDVIALLK
- a CDS encoding cupin domain-containing protein translates to MIGTEKKELGLLFQGPNFIVVKKGGKAGEKVENHNHPEANVVFTVVKGKVDVQLNQEEHHILTPGTVLQFNGDNFIQATLVDDSEFVVTLINKPE
- a CDS encoding DUF1858 domain-containing protein, which translates into the protein MAQVAGNLQRIRNGQRRYAITPRIPGGFVQPAMLQKFIDVANTFKATLKITGGQRIMITNLKQEDVDKAWDMLGMAPAYTTSNRVRSVKICPGTTFCKRAKQDSVSLGMKLDKLYVSQEMPSKMKMGVSGCPNSCSESITKDIGVIGTANGWQVYAGGSAGAHPRFGDLIAEVATEKEVLALVDRMITFYKENAHIERIGAFIDRIGLDAFKEAVLGDIETVAEPSATPVNISATAANPNANEPLVNLPGLGANGTQGLNLGDPITENSIIREIIEVYPNTIPALQEIGMGCLGCPSATSEPLSQAAAIHGFDVNELVTRLEKIRKGA
- the sfsA gene encoding DNA/RNA nuclease SfsA; translated protein: MKQLYEKVLTGRFVTRPNRFVVHLAMDHLDGEVVAAHLPNPGRMWELLYPNVKFYVVHHPKAGAKTQYRVIGIERDGVPIMLDTNYSNDVAEYLISTKQIPGWEQWGVVRREYTVGQSRFDLLLTNDKGASFLLEVKSCTLFSRHGAMFPDAITERGRKHLLHLQHLQSEGYHTGVLFLVQWEYAQWFLPDYHTDLAFAQTFAEVAGDLDWKAIALRWTAEFTMPTVIRECYYEKALVEQEGQDRGDYLVVLQLPETRELDIGSKGPMHFEAGYYTYVGSAKANLSKRLERHKRKRKKLHWHLDYFRSHCDIIATVPIRSSADLECELAKAMKQLDTWEVKGFGCSDCDCTSHLFGTSYNPIHNKDFMDMVEDFRMNRLDARFEIREGFIEP
- the gyrA gene encoding DNA gyrase subunit A, translated to MEETTWSHGKIEPIQIDKEMKSSYIDYAMSVIVMRALPDVRDGLKPVHRRILYAMHETGMAPNKPYKKSARIVGDVLGKYHPHGDSSVYDATVRLAQDFNTRYLLVDGHGNFGSIDGDSAAAMRYTEVRMARITTEMLADIDKDTVDFMPNYDESLQEPTVLPAKIPNLLINGSAGIAVGMATNIPPHNLNEVADGLIMLIDNPDADVADLMTAIKGPDFPTGALILGREGIKKAYTTGRGSIKMRARATIEEMNKGKHRIVVTEIPYQVNKARVIENIAELSRDKVIDGITALRDESDRRGLRIVVELRADVQPDIVLNKLYKHTQLQDTFGVIMLALVDGHPKVLTLKEVLTHYLNHRLGVIVRRTQFELAKAEARAHILEGLLIALDHIDEVIATIRASETDDIAKKALIEKFGLSEKQAVAILDMRLRRLTGLEREKIEDEYKQLEILIADLKAILASEDRQRGIIKDELTEMKQKYGDERRSEITIDTSELDVEDLIADEEMVITLTRQGYIKRMNANVYRNQHKGGVGVVGMKTKEDDYVVQISHVRTHNTLLFFTTAGRAYRLKGYEVPEASSRNSRGTAIINVLPLNVGEAVTTMIDMETVNHDLNLFLVTKQGVVKRTSIEEYRNIRRSGLNAISLGEEDRLIAVCLTTGGQDILLGTRKGMAIRFNEEDARLMKRSAQGVRGIKLNAGDEVVGAGVITESGEACQVFTISEEGFGKRNSEDAYSLQKRGGKGTKNFRITDKTGDVVAVEIVTDNDEVMLISEQGKIIRFDMKDIAIKKGKAISGVKTQSLDAGDKVASVAIIAKEELENEENSLF
- a CDS encoding LysE family transporter → MSTYVIGNFILYCMINAFTPGPGNILALNTTNVYGWLKGKPLFFGIFAGYFIVQIICGLFVFFLGSHFPNLLTIIKYIGILYILWLAFMIATSKPQTTTDTQSASFLKGFLLQFVNVKIYIFGITALTGYIVPVTTELFWLIAANIFIASMGCIATGSWIAAGLALQRIYTRHFRLINILLALTLLECVYSML
- a CDS encoding LysR family transcriptional regulator, translating into MTLQQLKYILMIAETASITEAARRLYISQPSLSNALHEIEKTLQETLFIRQHSGVVLTQFGQQFIGYARSVCQQMDLLEDKFINNQPEKIRFSVSTQHYTFTANAFVDMVKQFGDDRFEFILNETRTYQILEDVKNRFSDLGILYLSANNETVLRKEITQRQLTFTPLFTTKPHVFLRRHHPLAHKEFVTLEDLKPYARLNFLQGAYESEYYAEEILSTLPNDKIVRVSDRASVVNLLIGLDGYTISSGIMPSYLQGDALIAIPLAVEETMTIGYIQLANQKLSPLATYYVEALKQYETL
- a CDS encoding DUF2156 domain-containing protein — translated: MLEFKRFELKDKPVIDDYFAEHHYEASDCCFTTLFMWQDAYGIQWAEEDGVLFIKGGGKREPFMLPPFAGKDAKFVDGLEMAKEWFKVNNLPFRLKGVNPIMMERMNTLCPDCYEFTPDRDNFEYIYKTQDLISLSGKKLRQKKNHLNQFRMQYTNYEYMPLTDDIFADCIATAESWVETHHEEGIEDELEAIKLLFQHWDELGLVGGAIKLFGRIEAFTIGQMLNDRMALIHIEKANPTIRGLYQAINNEFIRHEFAETEFVNREEDMGLPGLRKAKESYNPDHFAEKYDAVYADQCPVEA